In the Nitrospinota bacterium genome, one interval contains:
- a CDS encoding divalent-cation tolerance protein CutA, whose amino-acid sequence MEQQHIMVFVTAGSEEEADKLSRGLVEAKLAFCVNALPGVKSTYCWEDKLCVDEEIQLIIKTRSEKFEMLEAWVRKNHSYSVPEIIALPIIKGSEPYLKCIDDWVSIK is encoded by the coding sequence ATGGAACAACAACACATCATGGTTTTCGTCACTGCCGGGTCCGAAGAAGAAGCGGACAAACTCAGCCGCGGACTGGTCGAGGCAAAACTGGCCTTCTGCGTGAACGCCCTGCCAGGAGTCAAATCCACTTACTGTTGGGAAGATAAACTCTGCGTCGATGAGGAAATTCAGCTCATCATCAAAACCCGGTCCGAAAAATTCGAAATGCTGGAAGCCTGGGTGCGCAAAAACCATAGTTACTCTGTCCCGGAAATCATCGCCCTTCCCATCATCAAGGGATCGGAACCTTATCTGAAATGCATCGACGACTGGGTCTCAATAAAATGA
- a CDS encoding DedA family protein: MKLFRSLYYWVLHLAATPYAVPALFAISFIESSFFPIPPDVLLIAMTVAVPALWIRYAALCTGASVLGGMFGYLIGWKFMDVIGYKILEFYHLQDKFEKIGELYKQYEAWAVAGAGFTPIPYKLFTLAAGAFKIDLPTFVFASTLGRGARFFVIGYLIYKFGPKVKVLIEKYFGWFTLFFFVSLFLGFYLLKFVL; encoded by the coding sequence ATGAAACTTTTTCGATCGCTGTATTACTGGGTCCTGCACCTGGCCGCCACCCCTTACGCCGTACCGGCCTTGTTTGCCATTTCGTTCATCGAATCCTCGTTCTTCCCGATTCCCCCGGACGTTTTGCTCATCGCCATGACCGTTGCCGTTCCTGCGTTGTGGATTCGATACGCAGCTTTATGCACCGGCGCTTCCGTGCTCGGCGGAATGTTTGGCTATCTCATCGGCTGGAAATTCATGGATGTCATCGGCTATAAAATTCTGGAGTTCTACCATTTGCAGGATAAATTTGAAAAAATTGGCGAACTGTATAAGCAATACGAAGCCTGGGCGGTAGCGGGCGCAGGGTTCACGCCGATCCCTTACAAACTTTTCACCTTGGCCGCCGGGGCGTTTAAAATCGATTTGCCGACCTTCGTTTTCGCATCGACCCTGGGACGGGGGGCGCGGTTTTTTGTGATCGGCTACCTCATCTATAAATTTGGACCCAAGGTCAAAGTGTTGATCGAAAAATATTTTGGCTGGTTCACCCTTTTCTTTTTCGTTTCATTGTTTCTTGGCTTTTACCTGTTAAAATTTGTTCTTTGA
- the priA gene encoding primosomal protein N' codes for MNLTLTIEPPSPPPPSRDQKIFAQVVLNLPLREPFTYAVPEPFIPLLEPGMRVFVPFGRRKLTGYVVSLSDHCDPALTLKNIEDVLDTAPVLSKEILSLTRWIADYYQSSWGEAVKAALPAGLEDEGRELLTLSPEGAEALAAGEMKDSLEIILKTVQERGQITPKQIQRLLLKKFSAHALARLKQSGWVRSQLQIKRSTVGYQYEKLARLVTPAPDGQEVDKLLARSPKQKEVYALLIEGEKTLKQLAAKIPSYAAPFKKLQEKGLVDVVPIKTQRQDDSDTSGSSGGTEAPLPLTQDQKRAYEEIKRSLDDYEYQTYLLHGVTGSGKTELYIRCIQTALDLKKTGIMMVPEISLTPQTVSRFHKRFGNNVAILHSGLSQRERYQEWKKIQEGRVSIVVGARSSIFAPLKNLGVIVIDEEHDSSYKQDSSPRYHARDTAIVRARSEKAVVILGSATPSLESLSNTESGKYRYLSLDKRVQNRLLPVVQIIDMQKEKDESKNFTILSGKLKTAIRHRLDRKEQVFLFLNRRGTANYVFCKECGFVFDCHHCSVTLTFHGKENRIRCHYCNYTARVPTTCADCQGEVIKFSGFGTQRLEDEIHRLYPEAKILRLDRDTARDRSAFESMHRVMTAGEIDILIGTQMITKGHDFPNVTLVGVVHADLSLNIPDFRSAERSFQLLTQVAGRAGRGEVPGQVLIQTHEPSHYVFDYVQTHDFNNFYKKEIVSRKQLNYPPFTRMAALEIESESETRGETAVEKIKTILMRMIGRNGDIELLGPSCAALYRIKNKFRWHILLRAKKSQTLQTLLNQFRDRQELKSPFMNKIKLSIDVDPVNLL; via the coding sequence TTTTGTTCCTTTTGGCAGGCGCAAGCTCACAGGTTATGTGGTCTCCCTGTCCGATCACTGCGACCCGGCACTCACTTTAAAAAATATTGAAGATGTCCTCGACACAGCTCCGGTTCTCTCTAAGGAAATTCTGTCTTTGACCCGGTGGATCGCGGACTATTATCAGTCTTCATGGGGGGAAGCTGTCAAGGCCGCCCTGCCAGCGGGATTGGAGGATGAAGGCCGGGAACTCCTGACGCTTTCTCCTGAGGGTGCGGAAGCCCTGGCCGCTGGAGAAATGAAAGACTCCCTGGAAATCATCCTGAAAACAGTTCAAGAACGAGGGCAGATCACGCCAAAACAAATCCAGCGACTTTTGCTGAAAAAATTCAGCGCTCATGCACTGGCCCGGTTGAAACAAAGCGGGTGGGTCCGATCGCAATTGCAAATCAAGCGGAGTACCGTCGGTTACCAGTACGAAAAGCTGGCACGGCTGGTCACACCGGCCCCGGATGGACAGGAGGTGGATAAACTTCTCGCTCGCAGTCCCAAACAAAAAGAGGTTTATGCCTTGCTCATTGAGGGAGAAAAAACCCTGAAACAACTGGCCGCGAAAATTCCGTCCTATGCCGCGCCTTTTAAAAAGCTTCAAGAAAAGGGACTGGTGGACGTGGTGCCGATCAAGACTCAACGCCAGGACGACTCTGACACCTCCGGTTCCAGTGGAGGAACAGAAGCCCCCTTGCCTCTCACCCAGGACCAAAAACGAGCCTACGAGGAAATAAAGCGCTCGCTGGATGATTACGAGTATCAAACCTACCTGCTGCATGGTGTTACCGGCAGCGGAAAAACCGAGCTTTATATTCGTTGCATTCAAACGGCGCTGGATTTGAAAAAAACAGGAATCATGATGGTTCCTGAAATATCTCTGACCCCGCAAACGGTGTCGCGGTTTCACAAACGGTTTGGCAATAATGTAGCGATTCTGCACAGCGGGCTGTCGCAAAGAGAGCGTTATCAGGAATGGAAAAAAATTCAGGAGGGCCGCGTGTCCATCGTGGTCGGGGCGCGTTCCTCCATCTTTGCGCCGCTCAAAAATCTTGGTGTCATCGTCATCGACGAAGAACACGATTCTTCCTACAAGCAGGATTCCAGCCCACGCTACCATGCCCGAGACACGGCCATCGTCCGCGCCCGATCGGAAAAGGCGGTGGTGATTTTGGGCTCCGCGACCCCTTCCCTCGAATCTTTATCCAACACCGAGTCGGGAAAGTACCGCTACCTGTCACTGGACAAACGAGTTCAGAACCGCCTGCTTCCTGTCGTGCAAATCATCGACATGCAAAAAGAAAAAGATGAAAGTAAAAATTTCACCATTCTCTCAGGAAAACTCAAAACGGCAATCCGTCACCGGCTCGACCGGAAGGAGCAGGTGTTTCTGTTTCTCAACCGCCGCGGGACCGCCAACTACGTTTTCTGCAAGGAATGCGGATTTGTATTCGACTGCCATCATTGCAGCGTGACACTGACCTTTCATGGCAAGGAAAATCGGATCCGATGTCACTATTGCAATTATACCGCCCGCGTCCCGACAACCTGCGCCGACTGCCAGGGGGAAGTGATCAAGTTCAGCGGATTCGGCACGCAACGGCTGGAGGATGAAATCCACCGCTTGTATCCTGAAGCTAAAATCCTCCGCCTCGACCGGGACACCGCCCGCGATCGATCCGCCTTCGAGTCCATGCATCGGGTAATGACGGCAGGAGAAATCGATATCCTGATCGGAACGCAGATGATCACCAAAGGCCACGACTTCCCCAACGTCACCCTGGTGGGTGTAGTGCACGCCGACCTGTCGTTAAACATTCCCGATTTCCGCTCCGCCGAACGATCCTTTCAACTGCTCACCCAGGTGGCGGGCCGAGCCGGACGCGGCGAGGTTCCGGGGCAGGTGCTCATCCAAACCCATGAGCCTTCGCATTATGTGTTTGATTATGTGCAGACGCATGATTTTAATAACTTTTATAAAAAAGAAATCGTTTCCCGAAAGCAATTAAACTATCCTCCGTTCACACGCATGGCGGCCCTGGAAATCGAAAGCGAATCAGAAACCAGAGGCGAAACGGCGGTGGAGAAAATAAAAACGATTTTGATGAGAATGATTGGGCGCAACGGCGATATAGAATTGCTTGGGCCTTCCTGCGCGGCCCTGTACCGGATCAAAAATAAATTCCGCTGGCACATTCTGCTGAGGGCAAAAAAATCCCAGACCCTGCAAACCCTCCTCAACCAGTTCAGGGACCGGCAGGAATTAAAATCACCTTTTATGAACAAGATCAAACTATCCATTGATGTGGACCCGGTCAATCTTTTATAA